GCTGTGGAATCCCGCCCTGAATCATCTGGTCGAGGCCCTCGATACCGATGTCGACCCGCGGGATGTCGGACTCGAACTCCTCCTCGAAGTCGCTACCGGTGTCACCGTCGCCGCTGCCGGCAGACTCGAATGCGGAGGCGAAGTCGTCGTCAAAGAGCCCGCCATCGTCGTCGCTGGAAGACCCAGCGTCTGCGTCGACAGTGCTACTCCCACCGCTACTGAAGGGGTCATCGCCACCGTCATCGAACGGACTACTGTCACTGTCCGAGTCAGAGACGGCGCTTCCGTCGTCATCGAACGGACTGCTATCACCACTGCGCGTGCCGTCATCACTGTCAGCCTCAACCGGCCCAGTGTCCGCAGACGCCGACTCCTCGGCGTCGCTCTCCGCTTCTGGCACCGGAGTATCGTCGGCGTCCGTCGGTTGGCTGTCGCCGTCCTCGTCATCCAGCGCGCTTTCGAACCAGTCGTCGTCGGACTCGTTATCCCCGCTCATACGTCCGACCACCAGCCACACGAACGGCCCATGGAAGGGGATACGCGTCGGGACTGATATAATTGCCGTCGAAGAGGGTTTATATGTGGCTGGCCGGAAGGTCCGGGCAATGACTGTCGGTATCGTCGCACAGCGGGACAACGACCGGGCCATGTCGCTTGCGAGTACACTGTGTGACCGACTGCGCGCCACGTCGGCGGCCGTCGTCGTGGACGAAACGACCGCCGGGACGCTGGGTGACCACGACGCGTGGGAGGCCGCCGTGCCAGATTCGGCTCCCGTCGAGGAGATGTCCGCCTGTGAGCTCGTCGTGAGTATCGGCGGCGACGGGACGTTTCTGTATGCCGCCCGCGGTGCGGGGTCAACGCCGATACTGGGCGTCAACCTCGGTGAAGTGGGCTTTCTGAACGCGATCGCGCCCGAGGAAGCCATCGAGACAGTCGTCGCCGAGGTCGAACACATCCAGAAGACCGGGAGCGCACGGACGCGGGCCAAGCCGCGGCTCCAAGCAAGCGGCGACGACTGGGAGCTGTCGCCGGCCCTAAACGAGGTCGTCGTGCAGGGCGAGCGTCGGGGTCACGGCGGCGGGGCCACGCTCGACGTGTACGTCGACGACTCGCTGTACACGTCCGGCCACGCCGACGGCGTGCTGGTGGCGACACCCACGGGGTCGACGGCGTACAACCTCAGCGAACGCGGCCCGCTCGTCCACCCCGACGTATCAGGCCTCATCATCACGGGAATGGCAGACGAAACCGGGACGCCGCCGCTGGTCGTCGACGTTGACAGCGAAATCGCCGTCGAACTCACGGACGCCGACAGCGGCGTCGTCGTCAGTGACGGACGGGTCAGAAAAGACGTGGTGCCGCCGGAGCGAATAACCGTCTCGCGTGCGAGCGAACCGGTCCGGCTTGCCGGGCCGCCGCTTGACTTCTTCACCGCACTGGACAAGCTAGCCTAACGCCGACCGACGGCGTACAGCACCGGTGCGAGGACAAGCAACACCAGACCGAACAGTTTGTACTGGAACGACGACGCGAGGACGCTCGCGCTGTTTGGTTCCATCGCCGACGCCGGCGTAATCACGAGCAGTGCGCCCAGCGCAATCGTGTGCAGTCCCAGCATCCGGAGTGACCGTTGCGGGAGAATCGCGACGAGCCCACCGACAAAGCCGAGTAGCAGGACATCACCGATGGTGTAGTTCAGCAGGAAACTATCGATGAGTTGCAGCGGTGACGCGAGCATTCCTATCCAGAATCTCGCCGGGATGGAATCTTTAAAGTTCCGTTACGCTGCCGACCGGCGGGCTGGGTTCGACCGTTCAATCGCCCGCCGTCCCCAGCGGTGTGAGCAGGAGGTAGCCGGTCGAGGGGGCACCGGCTGTCCGCAGCCGAAACTGCCTCGGTTCGTCGGCTGCGGTCGAGAGAGCCACGACATCGAGGTCAGCCGTGCTGACCGTCTCGGCGTCCACTTCGTCGATGCCAGCCACGAGCAACGCCTCCGAGAGGGCGGTCCCGTCGAGCCGGTCGGATGGCACGTCGAACGTGGTCCCGAACGCTTCGTTGGCCGCACGTACGACCGGGCCGTGACCCTCGTCGGCGAAGTACAATACCGGGTCCGGGTGGCCGTCGAAGAGGTCGACCGGTTGTGGCTCCGGTGTGTGCTCAGCATCTGTCGAGACGGTCACCGTCTCGTCGGCCGTCTCGCCCGGTGAATCAGTCACCATGAGGTAGGAGACACCACCCAGTCCCCCACCGAGCGCCAGCCCGAGGCCGATGGTGACCTGTTCCGAGAGTCCGAGCGAGAACACTGACTGCACCACCAGCGCGACGGTGGCGAGCACGACCGCTCCTGCCCCTATCCAACCGACTACGGCCGCGAGGCTCCCAAGGCGGTGTCGACCGCCTGTGCCCGCCGACGACTTGCTCATCGGTGCACACTCAATGGGCCATCGGTTAACGCTTTTCGAGAGGCGGCTGCCGATAAAACATATACAGTTGCCAGCCCTAGAACGGTTTACTACCGTGTCAAGAACTACAGGCGGCCCACCGCGGGTGCTCGTCGTCGACGACGAACACGACGTCGCCGACACGCAGGCCCTGAAACTCGACGAGCGCTACGAGACTACGGTCGCGTACAGTGGCCGGGCGGCGCTCGACACTGCCGGCCCGGAGTTCGACGCTGTGTTGCTCGACCGGCGAATGCCCGACATCAACGGTGACGACGTGCTGTCCCGGTTGCGCGAGCGGGGGTACGACGGCATCATTATCATGCTGACCGCGGTCAACGCCGACCTGAACATTCTGGAGATGCCCTTCGACGACTACCTCCAGAAGCCGG
The Haloarcula sp. CBA1129 genome window above contains:
- a CDS encoding NAD(+)/NADH kinase, which translates into the protein MTVGIVAQRDNDRAMSLASTLCDRLRATSAAVVVDETTAGTLGDHDAWEAAVPDSAPVEEMSACELVVSIGGDGTFLYAARGAGSTPILGVNLGEVGFLNAIAPEEAIETVVAEVEHIQKTGSARTRAKPRLQASGDDWELSPALNEVVVQGERRGHGGGATLDVYVDDSLYTSGHADGVLVATPTGSTAYNLSERGPLVHPDVSGLIITGMADETGTPPLVVDVDSEIAVELTDADSGVVVSDGRVRKDVVPPERITVSRASEPVRLAGPPLDFFTALDKLA
- a CDS encoding response regulator yields the protein MLVVDDEHDVADTQALKLDERYETTVAYSGRAALDTAGPEFDAVLLDRRMPDINGDDVLSRLRERGYDGIIIMLTAVNADLNILEMPFDDYLQKPVDQSTLLSTLEQHLDRPDKDDRLDEYFRISSKLSVLEREKSASQLESSTEYTRLKERAEELEWILKAENDDFEELKETYQSISRN